In the genome of Candidatus Binatia bacterium, the window TACGTTCATCGGCACGCGATCGTGGTGAAGGTGGACGTGCCGCGGGACGCCCCCGAATTGCCCAGTGTCGTCGGCGTGTGGCCGGCCGCCGACTGGCTCGAACGGGAGATCTACGACCTGATCGGCGTGACTTTCGCGGGCCATCCGGACCTGCGCCGTCTCCTGATGCCCGAGGATTGGGTGGGGCACCCGTTGCGCAAGGACTTCGTCGAGCCCGAGTCGTACCACGGCATCAGCACCCGGCGCGAAAGCCTGCTGCGGTAAGCCCGGTCGACCGAGAGGAACCGTCATGAGCCTCGCGGGATACGAAGTCGAAGTGCAACGCCAGGGCGCAGAAGGCCTCGAAACCGAGGAAATGACCCTCAACATGGGTCCCCAGCACCCGAGCACGCACGGGGTGCTGCGCTTCGTGATCAAAGCCGACGGCGAAGTGATGCGCGAGGCGATACCCGACGTCGGCTACCTGCACCGCTCGATCGAAAAGATCTCCGAGAAGGTCGGCTACCACGGCTTCATGCCGTACACCGACCGGGTCGACTACGTCGCGGCCATGTTCTGCAATCAGGGCTGGGCCATGGTTTGCGAGCAGCTTGCCGGAATCGCCGTTCCGGTGCGCGGCGAATACTGCCGTGTCATTGCCGCCGAACTGAACCGCATTTCCAGTCACCTGCTGTCGGTCGCCACGATGATTCTCGACATCGGGGCCATCACCCCGTTCTTCCACGCGTTCCGCGAGCGCGAGAAGATCAACGACTTGCTCGAAGAAATGTGCGGCGCGCGGTTGACGTACAACTACATGCGCATCGGCGGCGTCGCATGGGACCTGCCGCCCGGGTTTGCCGAGCGCACCCTCGAGTTCCTCGACTACTTCGAACCGTGCATCGACGAACTCGACGACCTGGTAACGGTCAACAAGATCTACGTCGAGCGCCTGGCCAACGTCGCGCCGGCGTCGCGCGACCTTGCGATCGCCTACAATCTGGTCGGCCCCAACCTGCGAGCCACCGGGCTCAAGTACGACGTGCGCCGCGACGTTCCTTACTCGATCTACCCGGAGTTGGAATTCGATGTGCCCGTCGGGCGCGGCGAAGTCGGCACCGTCGGCGACTGCTTCGACCGTTACATCGTCCGCATGCGCGAGATGCGGGAGAGCTGCCGGATCGTGCGCCAGTGCCTCGCGAAGATACCGCCCGGCCCGGTGATCGCGCGGGTGCCGCGCAAGCTCAAGCCCCCGGCGGGCGACGCGTACGTCCGCGTGGAAAGTGCCCGCGGCGACATGGGCTGGTACTGTGTGAGCGACGGCAGCGAGTTTCCGTACCGCACGCACATCCGCACCGGCTCGTTCGCGGCCATGGGGATCGTCGATCGCCTGTCCCGCGGCCTCATGCTCGCCGACCTGGTCGCCCTCATCTCCAGCCTCGACATTGTCGCTCCGGAGGTGGACCGCTAGCGGCAACCGGACCGGGGCGGGCCGACCGTTGGCCGTAAAGAGCCCGCGCCGGGGGCGGTGGACATTTGCGATGCTTCATTCATAGTGCGGCGTCCCGGCCATGCAGGCGTTTCTCGACAGATTGATCGCCGACGGGTACTTCGCCGGCATTCCGCGCGACGTCGTGTACCTCGGCGGAATGATCGTCTTCGCCCTGCTCGTGGCGATGGTGTTCGTGCTGCTGGTAGCGGGCGTCACGACCTATATCGAACGGCGAGTCTGGGCGCGCATTCAAAGCCGGGTTGGCCCCAATCGCGTGGGGCCCCAGGGGATCCTGCAATGGTTGGCGGACGGGGTGAAGCTTCTGATGAAGGAGGACCTCATTCCCGCCGCTGCCGATCCGCGGCTGTTCAGGATCGCACCCTATCTGGTCATGGTCGGGTTCCTGTGCACGTTCGTCGTCATACCTTTCGGCGGCACTCTGGTGATTGCCGACATGAACGTCGGCCTCGTCTACGTTACCGCGGTCACGTCGCTGGTGGTCGTCGGCGTGCTGATGGCCGGCTGGGCGTCGAATAACAAGTGGTCGCTCATGGGAGGCATCCGCGCCGCGGCGCAGATCGTCAGCTACGAGATCCCCGCCGGACTTTCGATCATGCCGATCGTGTTACTCACCGGTACCTTGAGCCTGCAAGGCGTGATCTCGCGACAGGGCTGGGCGCCGACCGATTGGTTCCTGTTCGACAACCCGTTCACCTTCATCGCTTTCTTTATCTTCTTCGTCGCTGCGCTTGCGGAGGGTAACCGCACGCCGTTCGACCTGCCCGAAGCGGACACGGAACTGGTTGCGGGTTACGTGACCGAGTACTCGAGCGTGCGCTACCTGATGTTCTTTTTCGCCGAGTGGGGCAACCTGTACGTGATCGGCGCCCTCGTCACGACGCTCTTCCTGGGCGGTTGGCAAGTTCCGCCGATCGCGGACCGGCCCGTACCGGAGGCGATCCTGCAGTTCGTAACCTTCTTCGTGAAGTCGTACTTCTGGGTGCTGGTGGCCATGTGGGTGCGGGCGACTCTGCCGCGAGTACGCGTCGACCAGTTAATGGTGGTTTGCTGGAAATACCTCGTGCCGATTGCGTTCGTGAACCTGATCGGGGCGGCGGCCTGGGTGGCTCTGCTGCCGGCCGGAAGCCGGGCCGTGCGGTACGGCATGACTGCGCTCGGCGCCGCACTCGTTCTGCTGTTCGCGCAGCGCGTCGTCTTTCATCTGCGGCGCGCGCGGGTGCGCGAGCGGGGCGACATCTACCTGAGCCCGTTCGCCTGAGTTACTAGTTCGCGAGTTCGTCGCATGGTGCGAAGAATTTCGGAATGCGGATTGCGGATTGCGGACGAGGGATTCATGAGTTCCGCAATCCGCATTCCGCAATGGGTTGCGGGCGAAGCCCGCGCTGAGGAGTAATGTCGCATGTCCTACATCGGCAACATCAAGGACGCGTGCGTAACCGTATTCGAAGGCATGGCGGTTACCTTCTCCCATTTCGTACGGCGACCGAGCACCGTTCAGTATCCCGACCGCATTCCTTTGAGGGTGCAGGACACCCTGCCTTTTCGTTATCGCGGCATTCTCGACGTCGATATTGAGATTTGCACGGGATGCCTCGCGTGCGAACGCGCCTGCCCGATCGACTGCATCGTCATCGACGTCACCAAGGACCAGGAAACCAGGGAGATGGCGATGACGCGCTTCGACATCGACATGGCGAAGTGCATGTACTGCGGCCTGTGCAGCGAACCGTGCCCGACTGGAGCGATTCACCACACGCCGGAATTCGAGGGCGCGGATTACTCGCTCGCCAGTCTCGTGCGCCGTTTCATTAGGGAGCCGGTCGAGGCATACAAGCCGAAGAAAGGGGCCGCCGGCGACCCGCGCGTCGAAGCGTTGCTCGAGCGCGGACTGCGTTACGTCGAGGAGTTCGCCGCCCCGGAAACCAAGAAGCCGGTGGGGTCGAAAAAGGCATGAGCGACGCGGGGCTTGCCGACGCCGTTTTCTATCTACTCGCCGCCGCTACGGCGATCTCGGCCGCCGGCGTCGCTTTCTCGCGCAACATCGTCTACTCGGCGTTCTCGTTGATGGGCACGCTGCTCGGTGCCGCCGGATTGTACGTCTTGCTCGCCGCCGACTTCGTCGCCGTCATTCAGGTGTTGATCTACGTCGGCGGCATCCTCGTGCTGACGCTGTTCGCCGTCATGCTCACGCACCGCATCGCCGATGTGCGCATTTCGAACCGCGCCGTCGGGCGCATTCCGGCGCTGGCGATTCTCACCGTCGCCGGCCTGGTCATGGGCCGCGCCATTCTGGCGGCGAAGTGGCACCAGCTTGCCGAACTGCCGGCGGCCACGCCGACGACGGCGGGCATCGGCAACAGCCTGCTCGGCGAGTACGTGCTGCCGTTCGAGATTGCGTCGGTCGTTCTGCTCGCCGCACTCGTCGGCGCCGTGGTGCTATCGCGAAAGGAACTGCGCTGATGCCGGCGGTCGGGCTGACCCATTATCTGTTCGTCAGTCTGCTGGTGTTTCTGCTCGGCCTCTTTTGCGTGCTGACCCGCCGCAACGCCATTGGCATTCTCATGGGGGTCGAGCTGATCCTGAACGCTGCCAATATCAACTACCTCGCCTTCGCCCGCTTCGGCTCCGCACCGTACGACGGGCAGGTATTCGCCATCTTCGTCATCATGCTCGCTGCCGCCGAGGCGACTATCGGCCTGGCAATTGTCCTCGGGATCTACCAGACCTTCCACACGATCGACGTGGATGCCGCGGAGACGCTGCGTGGGTAGCCGGGGGCGTGCGGGCGTGGGCGAGGGGGTTGTGGGTCTGACGTCCATCGGGCGTTCACGGGCCTCCCAATGAACCTGCTGCGTTGGATCGTGCTGCTACCGCTGGCGGGTGCGGTGGTCAACGGGCTGTGCGGCGCCTCGATCCAGCGCCGCTACGGCAGGCGCGCGATCTCGTGGCTGGCGTGCGCACCCGTGGGGGCCGCGTTCCTCCTTTCGATGTGGGTGTTTGCCGCAATGGCCGGACGCCCGGTCGGGGAGCGGTACTTCGTCGACCACCTCTGGACCTGGTTGGAAGTGGGCCCGTTACGCGCCGATCTCGCCTTCGCGGCCGATCCGTTGACGGTCGTTATGCTGCTGATCGTAACCGGCGTCGGCGGTCTGATTCACATTTACTCGATCGGCTACATGCACGACGATCGGGCGTACTGGCGTTACTTCGCGTTCCTCAATCTCTTCATGTTTGCGATGTTGACGCTGGTCACGGCAGAGAACGTACTCCTGATGTTCATCGGCTGGGAAGGGGTCGGTCTCTGTTCGTACGCGCTCATCGGCTTCTGGTACGAGGACTGGGAGAAGGCGAGCGCCGGCAGCAAGGCGTTTATCGTCAATCGGATCGGGGATTTCGGCTTTCTGCTCGGAACGTTGTTGTTGTTCTGGAGCATGGCCGAGGCGGGGCATCCCACCCTGAGCTTCCGCGAGTTGGCGGCCCACATCGGCGTGCTGGAGGGCCGCCTGTTCGCCGGCATCGGGGTGGCCACGGTTATCACGCTGCTGCTGTTCGTCGGTGCGACGGGCAAGTCGGCGCAGATCCCCCTTTACGTCTGGCTGCCCGACGCCATGGCCGGACCGACCCCCGTGAGCGCTCTCATCCACGCGGCCACGATGGTTACCGCCGGCGTCTACATGATCGGCCGTCTGTCCTTTCTTTTCGATCTCGCGCCGCTGACGCTCAGTGTGGTTGCCTGGACGGGCACCGTCACGGCGTTGTTCGCGGCGTCGATCGCGCTGGTGCAAACGGACATCAAGAAGGTGCTCGCGTACTCGACCGTCAGTCAGCTCGGGTACATGTTCATGGGCATGGGCGCCGGCGCGTACACCGCCGGCATCTTTCATCTGATCACGCATGCCTTTTTCAAGGCGTGCCTCTTCCTCGGCGCCGGCAGTGTCATTCACGCCGTGGGCGGCGAGCAGGACATCGAGAAGATGGGCGGCCTCAGGCAACGGCTGCCGCGCACGTACTGGACGTTTCTGATCTCGGCGATTGCCATCGCCGGCGTCTTTCCGTTCTCGGGATTCTTCTCGAAGGACGAGATCCTCTGGAGCCACTTTGGGGGAGAGCGGGGCAGCGCGGCGATCTGGGCTCTCGGATTGATCGGTGCGGGGCTGACGGCGTTCTACATGTTCCGCCTCGTCTTCCTGACTTTCCATGGCGAGAGCCGCGCCGACGAGGGCACCCGCGCGCACCTGCACGAGTCGCCACCGATCATGACGGTGCCGCTGGCGATTCTGGCGGCGCTCGCCGTCGTTGGCGGTTGGGTGGGTGTGCCGGGCGCACTCGGCGGGGCGCACTTGCTCGGGGCGTGGTTGGCTCCCGTGTTCGCCGCTCCGCACGGCGCGGTGGAGCACACGGTGGAGCACCACACACTCGAGTTGTTGCTGATGGCGGCGTCCGTGGGCGTCGCCGTGGCCGGCATCCTCTTCGCGCGGGCACTGTACCTGGGGGGCTCGGACGTGCCGCGGCGCCTCGCTGCGATCGCCGGCGGCGTCCCGTACCGGGTTCTCCGGAACAAGTACTGGGTCGACGAACTCTACGGTGCCGTCTTCGTCAGCGGGACGCTCTTGTTGGCGCGCCTGTGTGCGGCAATCGACCGCCACGTCATCGACGGGATCGTCGACGGTTCGGCGCGGGTAACGCGGCTGGTGTCGTGGATCAACGGTTTGTTCGACAACTACGTCGTCGACGGGCTCGTCAACCGTCTGGCCGACGTGACCCTGGCCGCCGGCACTCGATTCCGTCAACTTCAGACCGGGAGCATCAACGCATATCTGTACGTTATCGTGATCGGCGTCGTCGTCGTGATGGTCGTACGCCTGCTATGAGCCGAGGGATCGAACCATGGACCATCTCCTGAGTTGGATGATCTTCACGCCGGTAGCCGGAATGGCTGCGATTCTGTGCCTGCCGTCGCGGGCCCACGCGCCGATCAAGTGGACGGCGGCGGCGGCGACCGTCCCGCCGCTGCTGCTCGGCGTGTGGTTGTTCGTCAACTTCGATCGCGCCGATCCGGGCTTTCAGTTCGTCGAACACTACAAGTGGATACCCAGCTACAACATCGAATACTTCCTCGGCGTCGACGGGTTGAGCATTGCGATGGTGCTGCTGACGGCACTGCTCTCGTTCCTTTGCATTTTCGCTTCCTGGGGAATCGAAAAGGGCGTGAAGGGTTACTTCGCGCTGTTCCTCTTGCTCGACGCGGCGATGATGGGCGTGTTCGTCGCCCTCGACTTCTTCCTCTTCTACATCTTCTGGGAAGTGATGCTGTTGCCGATGTACTTCCTCATCGGCATCTGGGGCGGTCCGCGGCGGGAATACGCCGCGATCAAGTTCTTCCTTTACACTTTGCTCGGCAGCGTGCTGATGCTGATCGTTATGCTGGCGCTGTATTTCAGTCAGACGCCGCACACCTTCGACATGACCAAGCTGATGGCGGCGCACGGCACCTATGCGTACGGCCTCCAGGTGGCGCTCTGGGTCGCGCTTTTCATCGGCTTCGCGATCAAGATTCCCGCCTTTCCCTTCCACACGTGGCTGCCCGACGCTCACGTCGAGGCGCCGACGGCGATCTCGGTGATTCTGGCGGGAATCCTGCTGAAGATGGGAGCCTACGGCATCCTGCGCATCAATTACGGGATCCTGCCGGAGGCGACCGCCGACCTGGCGTTCTACTTTCTCGGTGCGCTCGGGGCCTTCAACATCGTATATGGGGCGTTGTGCGCGATGGCGCAGACGGACCTGAAGAAGCTGGTTGCGTATTCGAGCATCAGCCACATGGGTTACGTCATGCTGGGGATGGCGTCTTTTACGGCGATCGGCATCGACGGCGCGGTCTTGCAGATGTTCAACCACGGGACGGTGACGGCAATGCTGTTCCTTCTCGTCGGGGTAATCTACGACCGCGCGCACCACCGCGAGATCGACGGGTTCGGCGGTCTCGCGGCGGTAATGCCGGTGTACACCGGCGTGACGGCGCTGGCGTTCTTCGCCGCCCTTGGCCTGCCCGGTCTGTCGGCGTTCGTCTCGGAGGTGCTGGTGCTCCTCGGTGCCTGGCAGAAGTATCCCGTGTTGACGGCGATCGGCGCCAGCGCCGTGGTCCTGACGGCGGGTTACCTGTTGTGGACCATGCAGCGGATGTTTCTCGGGGCCCGCAACGAGAAGTATGCCGGGCTGCCCGAGATCAACGGGCGGGAGCTGTTCACGCTGGCGCCGCTTGCGGCGATCGTCGTCGTTCTCGGCGTCTATCCGCAGGCGATGCTCGATCTGATGCGGGCTTCTTTGCACAGCATCAATCAGATGGTGCAGCCTTACCTCTAGCGTCCTCTTGCAAGGCGCCGGGATGAACCTGAGCAACGTCGACAGTCTGCCGCACGTCCTGCCCGAGCTGACGCTCGTGGCCACGGCAATCGTCGTCC includes:
- a CDS encoding NADH-quinone oxidoreductase subunit C; this encodes MDAAAIHGLLQARLGAAAGECRTTAKQPWIAVNPGAIVDVCRFLRDEPELGFDCLSNQTGVDYASEGLLQVVYHLYSYVHRHAIVVKVDVPRDAPELPSVVGVWPAADWLEREIYDLIGVTFAGHPDLRRLLMPEDWVGHPLRKDFVEPESYHGISTRRESLLR
- a CDS encoding NADH-quinone oxidoreductase subunit D (Catalyzes the transfer of electrons from NADH to quinone), producing MSLAGYEVEVQRQGAEGLETEEMTLNMGPQHPSTHGVLRFVIKADGEVMREAIPDVGYLHRSIEKISEKVGYHGFMPYTDRVDYVAAMFCNQGWAMVCEQLAGIAVPVRGEYCRVIAAELNRISSHLLSVATMILDIGAITPFFHAFREREKINDLLEEMCGARLTYNYMRIGGVAWDLPPGFAERTLEFLDYFEPCIDELDDLVTVNKIYVERLANVAPASRDLAIAYNLVGPNLRATGLKYDVRRDVPYSIYPELEFDVPVGRGEVGTVGDCFDRYIVRMREMRESCRIVRQCLAKIPPGPVIARVPRKLKPPAGDAYVRVESARGDMGWYCVSDGSEFPYRTHIRTGSFAAMGIVDRLSRGLMLADLVALISSLDIVAPEVDR
- the nuoH gene encoding NADH-quinone oxidoreductase subunit NuoH, which gives rise to MQAFLDRLIADGYFAGIPRDVVYLGGMIVFALLVAMVFVLLVAGVTTYIERRVWARIQSRVGPNRVGPQGILQWLADGVKLLMKEDLIPAAADPRLFRIAPYLVMVGFLCTFVVIPFGGTLVIADMNVGLVYVTAVTSLVVVGVLMAGWASNNKWSLMGGIRAAAQIVSYEIPAGLSIMPIVLLTGTLSLQGVISRQGWAPTDWFLFDNPFTFIAFFIFFVAALAEGNRTPFDLPEADTELVAGYVTEYSSVRYLMFFFAEWGNLYVIGALVTTLFLGGWQVPPIADRPVPEAILQFVTFFVKSYFWVLVAMWVRATLPRVRVDQLMVVCWKYLVPIAFVNLIGAAAWVALLPAGSRAVRYGMTALGAALVLLFAQRVVFHLRRARVRERGDIYLSPFA
- a CDS encoding NADH-quinone oxidoreductase subunit I, whose translation is MSYIGNIKDACVTVFEGMAVTFSHFVRRPSTVQYPDRIPLRVQDTLPFRYRGILDVDIEICTGCLACERACPIDCIVIDVTKDQETREMAMTRFDIDMAKCMYCGLCSEPCPTGAIHHTPEFEGADYSLASLVRRFIREPVEAYKPKKGAAGDPRVEALLERGLRYVEEFAAPETKKPVGSKKA
- a CDS encoding NADH-quinone oxidoreductase subunit J, producing the protein MSDAGLADAVFYLLAAATAISAAGVAFSRNIVYSAFSLMGTLLGAAGLYVLLAADFVAVIQVLIYVGGILVLTLFAVMLTHRIADVRISNRAVGRIPALAILTVAGLVMGRAILAAKWHQLAELPAATPTTAGIGNSLLGEYVLPFEIASVVLLAALVGAVVLSRKELR
- the nuoK gene encoding NADH-quinone oxidoreductase subunit NuoK; protein product: MPAVGLTHYLFVSLLVFLLGLFCVLTRRNAIGILMGVELILNAANINYLAFARFGSAPYDGQVFAIFVIMLAAAEATIGLAIVLGIYQTFHTIDVDAAETLRG
- the nuoL gene encoding NADH-quinone oxidoreductase subunit L translates to MNLLRWIVLLPLAGAVVNGLCGASIQRRYGRRAISWLACAPVGAAFLLSMWVFAAMAGRPVGERYFVDHLWTWLEVGPLRADLAFAADPLTVVMLLIVTGVGGLIHIYSIGYMHDDRAYWRYFAFLNLFMFAMLTLVTAENVLLMFIGWEGVGLCSYALIGFWYEDWEKASAGSKAFIVNRIGDFGFLLGTLLLFWSMAEAGHPTLSFRELAAHIGVLEGRLFAGIGVATVITLLLFVGATGKSAQIPLYVWLPDAMAGPTPVSALIHAATMVTAGVYMIGRLSFLFDLAPLTLSVVAWTGTVTALFAASIALVQTDIKKVLAYSTVSQLGYMFMGMGAGAYTAGIFHLITHAFFKACLFLGAGSVIHAVGGEQDIEKMGGLRQRLPRTYWTFLISAIAIAGVFPFSGFFSKDEILWSHFGGERGSAAIWALGLIGAGLTAFYMFRLVFLTFHGESRADEGTRAHLHESPPIMTVPLAILAALAVVGGWVGVPGALGGAHLLGAWLAPVFAAPHGAVEHTVEHHTLELLLMAASVGVAVAGILFARALYLGGSDVPRRLAAIAGGVPYRVLRNKYWVDELYGAVFVSGTLLLARLCAAIDRHVIDGIVDGSARVTRLVSWINGLFDNYVVDGLVNRLADVTLAAGTRFRQLQTGSINAYLYVIVIGVVVVMVVRLL
- a CDS encoding NADH-quinone oxidoreductase subunit M translates to MDHLLSWMIFTPVAGMAAILCLPSRAHAPIKWTAAAATVPPLLLGVWLFVNFDRADPGFQFVEHYKWIPSYNIEYFLGVDGLSIAMVLLTALLSFLCIFASWGIEKGVKGYFALFLLLDAAMMGVFVALDFFLFYIFWEVMLLPMYFLIGIWGGPRREYAAIKFFLYTLLGSVLMLIVMLALYFSQTPHTFDMTKLMAAHGTYAYGLQVALWVALFIGFAIKIPAFPFHTWLPDAHVEAPTAISVILAGILLKMGAYGILRINYGILPEATADLAFYFLGALGAFNIVYGALCAMAQTDLKKLVAYSSISHMGYVMLGMASFTAIGIDGAVLQMFNHGTVTAMLFLLVGVIYDRAHHREIDGFGGLAAVMPVYTGVTALAFFAALGLPGLSAFVSEVLVLLGAWQKYPVLTAIGASAVVLTAGYLLWTMQRMFLGARNEKYAGLPEINGRELFTLAPLAAIVVVLGVYPQAMLDLMRASLHSINQMVQPYL